A window from Oscillatoria sp. FACHB-1406 encodes these proteins:
- a CDS encoding alpha/beta hydrolase-fold protein — protein sequence MSWRNFLLGSFSTLLVLLGGGFWYVFVAGTPQLDPPPIEADTGLSFQIESFKSQAMGEVREYGVILPPDYATSPQRRYPVIFLLHGGHGDARAYEDKAAVTSVLHDLYRSKKLPPAIVITPDGNDKRGTSPFWDSNYFDGPNGKVGTLIGEELVAVVKSRYRTLEDPKFWAIGGQSSGGWGALNIGLRHLDNFQVFFSSSGYFTDSSGAENSPNVFIANIPAQQRQNIRIFLDAGEDDKEFRASTLQFHQTLRKLGIGHEYHLYRGGHGIVGPDSGWNYWHKHLYDQLSYVGKQYS from the coding sequence CGGTACGCCCCAACTCGATCCGCCCCCCATTGAAGCAGATACTGGCTTAAGTTTTCAGATCGAAAGTTTTAAAAGTCAAGCGATGGGAGAGGTACGAGAATACGGTGTTATTTTACCGCCCGACTATGCCACCTCACCCCAGAGACGCTACCCCGTTATTTTCCTCCTGCATGGCGGACATGGCGACGCGCGCGCTTATGAGGATAAAGCCGCCGTAACTTCCGTCTTACACGATTTGTACCGCAGCAAAAAATTACCGCCCGCGATCGTAATTACTCCCGATGGTAACGATAAGCGCGGAACGAGTCCTTTTTGGGATTCTAATTATTTTGACGGGCCGAACGGTAAAGTTGGAACGCTGATTGGTGAAGAGTTAGTCGCGGTTGTAAAGTCGCGATATCGTACCCTAGAAGACCCCAAGTTTTGGGCAATAGGCGGTCAATCTTCGGGAGGTTGGGGAGCGTTGAATATTGGCTTGCGCCACCTGGATAATTTTCAGGTTTTCTTCAGCAGTAGCGGTTATTTTACGGATAGTTCGGGCGCTGAAAATAGTCCGAACGTTTTTATTGCTAACATTCCGGCGCAGCAACGTCAAAACATTCGGATATTTTTAGATGCGGGTGAGGACGATAAAGAGTTTCGCGCCTCAACGCTACAATTTCATCAAACGCTACGAAAATTAGGCATCGGTCACGAGTATCATCTTTATCGTGGCGGTCACGGAATTGTCGGCCCGGATTCGGGTTGGAACTATTGGCACAAGCACCTTTACGACCAGTTAAGTTATGTTGGAAAACAGTATTCGTAA
- a CDS encoding DUF1003 domain-containing protein — MSLKRPLRARVSKEEYQFLLRLREQKPAHNPPKPSVSPGDRLADAFAAVMGSWRFIIIQSLFLMLWVLFNVAARTQHWDPYPFILLNLMLSFQAAYAAPIIMMSQNRQAAIDRAEARHDYEVNLKSELEIELMQDKINLLREQEIAELKTLLLQQRQQIERLEAFLVSQQNREKENLAPTEEGS, encoded by the coding sequence ATGTCTCTTAAAAGACCGCTTCGCGCTCGAGTCAGTAAAGAAGAATATCAATTTTTACTGCGCTTGCGAGAGCAAAAACCCGCTCACAATCCTCCTAAACCTTCCGTCAGCCCTGGCGATCGCTTAGCAGATGCTTTTGCGGCGGTGATGGGGTCTTGGAGGTTTATTATTATTCAAAGTCTATTTTTAATGTTGTGGGTATTATTCAATGTGGCAGCCCGCACGCAACATTGGGATCCCTATCCTTTTATTTTGCTCAATCTGATGCTTTCTTTTCAAGCTGCTTATGCCGCACCGATTATTATGATGAGTCAAAATCGGCAAGCGGCGATCGATCGCGCTGAAGCTCGTCACGACTACGAAGTGAACCTGAAATCCGAGCTAGAAATCGAGTTGATGCAAGATAAAATTAATCTGTTGCGCGAACAAGAAATCGCCGAACTCAAAACTTTATTGCTTCAGCAGCGCCAGCAAATCGAACGTTTGGAAGCTTTTTTAGTTTCACAACAAAATCGAGAAAAAGAGAATCTAGCTCCAACAGAAGAAGGGAGTTAA